In Lycium ferocissimum isolate CSIRO_LF1 chromosome 7, AGI_CSIRO_Lferr_CH_V1, whole genome shotgun sequence, the sequence TATACCGAGCCTACTGCGACTCAAGTAGATGGATTTCCAACATGGGTTGCGCCTGGTGATAGGAAACTTTTGCAATCGCCATCGCCAGCTTCTCAGGCGAATATAGTGGTGGCTAAAGATGGTTCGGGGAATTTCAAGACTCTGAAAGAAGCTGTTGCTTCTGCTGGGGAAAGGAAAGGAAGTGGGAGATTTGTGATATATGTGAAGGCAGGGATTTATAGTGAAAATGTGGAGATAGGATCAAAGGTGAAGAATGTAATGTTGATTGGAGATGGCATGGGAAAGACAATTATCACAGGAAGCAAAAGTGTTGGAGGAGGATCCACCACCTTTAAATCAGCCACAGTTGGTAAGTATAAACCAAAAACTGTTCCAGTATAAttaaattctttcttttatttttggggACGGCTCAATGAAATTGGTGGCCTAAAGTTAAATCTTAATAAGAGGCCTCaagtatataaaataaaactagcTTCTCCGTGCGTCACAAGTGCATCTCGTGCACAGCGTGTGCAACTCTCGTCAATtagtaataaaaaaattttaaatcacGTATATATGTTGTTAAATATGTGTCAGAGGATGATCAAGACAAGagtttttttaacttttttttttttttttttctcccaacACATGAGTTGTACTATTTGACAAGTGCAAACTAAAATGTTACTTAAAATCTTAGACGCTATATATGGACAAACTCTAACCAACGGATGATTAATGCCACTCGTGCCTTTGAAACCCTCTATATATAGTTCAGCCGCCCTAAGTATTAGACCTTAGAAGAAGCATGATTTGACAGTCAACTATATCTTATCATTGGTTCGTACCTTCAAAAAGAGAAATATTAACTAGTTCTAGGACTAATATATAACTTGTATGGATAATTTCGTCAACATGTCATGATTTGACAGTCAACTATATATTATCATTGGTTCGTACCTTCAAAAAGAGAAACATTAACTAGTTCTAGGACTAATATAACTTGTATGGATAATTTCGTCAACATGTCATGATTTGACAGTCAACTATATATTTATCATTGGTTCGTACCTTCAAAAAGAGAAATATTAACTAGTACCAGGACTGATATAACTTGTATGGATAATTTCGTCAACATGTCCAGCATATGCTAATATTGTGTCTTGTTTTATTTCTCAATATCAGCTGTTGTCGGTGATGGATTTATTGCTCGAGGCATAACATTTAGGAACAACTATTGGCCTCAAAACCACCAAGCAAAAGAGCCCTTCTGATCCGCTCGATCTTTCAAACATTCTACCAATGTAGCTTTGAAGGGTACCAAGACACTCTTTACGTCCACTCTGATAGGCAATTTTACAGAGAATGCGATATTTATGGTACAGTCGATTTCATATTTGGTAACGCAGCAGTTGTGTTGCAAAATTGCAACATTTTCGCTAGAGACCCTCCGAACAAGACCAACACTGTTACAGCACAAGGCCGAACTGACCCCAACCAAAACACTGGAATTTCAATTCACAATTGTAGAATCACAGCAGCTTCTGATTTAAAGGCTTCTAAAAACTCAGTCAAGACCTATTTAGGAAGGCCATggaaacaatattcaagaactgtTGTGATGAAAACATTTCTTGATGGATTGATTAATCCAGAAGGATGGATGCCATGGAGTGGTAACTTCGCGCTGAGCACGTTGTACTATGGAGAGTACTTGAACACGGGTCCGGGTTCATCGACTGCAAATCGGGTTAAATGGGGGCGGTTATCGGGTTATTACTAGTGCTGCCGAGGCATCTAAATTCACCCCTGCTAATTTCATTGCCGGAAATTCTTGGTTGCCTGCCACCAACGTGCCATTCACTTCTGGtctttgatttgatttttattttatatctcTTTGTTGTGTACTTTTATATATACTgatttgaattttcaatttatAAGTAGCATGAACGTAATAATTGTTGCTCAAACAGAAACGTGTAATTGAGCAACTGATTTGCATTTGTTGTATATTTCCTTCAATGTTGTATTACCTAATTCTTTCTTTAGCAAAAAAATTGTTGATCGTTGAGAATATTCACCCTTTACTAAAAAGTTCATGATCAAATTGATTATGATATCCTTGTTGCCCTATATATCCTTAATGTctagcagttttttttttttttttttttttaaccacaaTATCATTAATTTTGTCTACCGCAATTTTTCTTCCCAATCCAAATACAATGTGGATTAATGTAGTGCTTAAACTTATTAAAACAGAAACTTAATTCAAACTAGAACTGACGCACCATGTTTTTAATTCAAACTAGAACTGACGCACCATTAACAAAATTGCCTCAGTTCAAAAAGTTCGAGGCAAAATTGGCTCATTCTCCCTTATTTTGGAACAATCATtagtagaaagagtatttatgAGCAATTTGGATAGTTGGAGGGCATTTTTGTGCCAAAAGTATAAGGGCAAGAATATTTTAGTTCGGAGGTATATTGGCTCTATTCCCTTAATTATATTAATGGATGCAACGAGAGAAGAGATGGTGAAGCATACATGCAGAGTGCCATTATATCCGTAGGACAACCTAAATAAATGCAGCCTAATCAGTGAATTATGAAtttgaaattcttttttaaGGGCAATGATCTTTCTCAATTCACCTTAAAAATAAGATTCTTAACTGTTGATGTTGCTAAATATACCGTAAAATTATTGAATCATTAAGTGTCATTTATAGTATGTAATGCTACTTAATTAACTACAAATGTAAATTTATCCCTTCGTCTCAAATTAGTTGCCGTGTTTCGCTAGTTTTGTTTACCCTTAAAACggtaataattaaatttgtaagtggttTATAGGAGACGTGGCTAGATTAGTAAGTTACGTATAATAATAGTATGCAAACAATAAACGTAATATTGATGAATAAGAGAAAGAAAAGCTTAAGAGAACAAATTGTAGACTCCGAGAATTGGTTCGGTTTTGGaaatagcctctctacctcGAGCCAATCAGTAAGAAaactcctctctctctttcataTTACAAGTATGAAAATTGGTAAAAAACTAGCCCGAAAATGAAGGGGGTACATCCTTATTTATAGCTACAAATAGATCGGCTTAGTACAACCTAAAAAAGGCCTTttaagaaaaccctaaaatggataagaCGGCGTCCGTACGGATGTTCTGACATCCGTACGGATGTCAGCGCAAATGATGGAATGGTTAGGCGACGTGTAGCATAGCCCGTAACGGATACTCCGAGCCTATGTCGAGTGTTTTCTCCCCAGGTTAGGGTTTTCTGTGCTTATCAACATACCCTTGATTTTTTACACGTAGTTGGAAAAACCCACAACTCCTCGGCCCTCATTCCTTTCGATCTTACCCGAGGCTAATGAACTCGTTCTTCTTCGACCTTGCATCGGACAACTGCAATATTTACTCCGATTTTTGCCACATACAAATTGCTTCGGTTTTTACCATATACAAGTTTCTTGAGAACCAATTTGACTAATCGTTAAATCAAATCAACCCAATATCTTAcgattaaaatttagatattcaattACTATATGAAAATATCCACaacttgcaacttttctcatgtCATCATTTTGATGAacaaaatacttttttaaaatgttagtcaaagtttatataatttgactcttaaaaaacaaaatataacttaaaattcATAATCAACCACCTTtattagtactccctccatctcaaattatctgttgCTATTTGTTTTACACGCCtgttaagaaatattaattaggagagttatttgactattttatcATTATTTATGTCTTAGTTATAATCTCTTttcattaaatgtttactctatttatgtgttatctccattaatgataaaattctactaagggcaaaatgagaAAACAACAATTAATTGTGTCTTGAACtactaaaatgacaaataattggaaacaactatttttagtaaccaTTATATAAAATTTGAGACAGATGGAGCATGATATTTAAACCAGATTTATTGCTAGTACAATTAGGTAATTAATGAAACATAATTATCCGCACGTAAACATCTTACGACATTGAATATATTGAGCTAAATAATTGGATCAATAAACGTACGTAAATACTTGAATAGAAAACTGCGACAAGCTCTTTCAAAATTTATCAATTATAGTTTCCGAAAATAAGTATATTGTGGATCTATTAAAAATGAAGTCTGTAGATTAAGCCCCACTGCCCCCGTATTGAAGTGCACATTATCATGTTAGCGTACCACACAACATAAATTACATAGGGTGGCCAACCAATATAGTTGCTTGGTAGGAATAATGAAAGTCTCCTTGATAGATTCCAAATATTTTAATGTCGGCTTAGGCCAATTATGTGTTTGCATTCATCATGGTAGACGGTAGTAcgtaaagtgaatttatttaatttcctCATTGTTTCATCCTGCACCtcttcatttccacatattttGTGGTCGTCAAACACTTTCTTCGTCCTTTTTAGAAGAAAGAATATAATGATTCGATCATGGAGTTTTGGAAATATATTAGTATTTCAtattgtttaccccgaaatcggataatcaattgaatttgtaagtgggtataggatatgtgctttgttcttGATGTATGTAAGATAAAGAGAATGTAGATTTGAAGGCTCACCAACAAAGCAGCCAAAGATGTAAACGTTATGAACAATGTATTATACTATTAGCAATAATTCTAAAGAGAAATGGCCTTGGCCGAATAAATGAGAGGGAGAATAAATATATGAGATTCTCCTATTGTAAGTGTTCTTGAAAGATAAAGGGAGCCAACCCCCACAAAGGAGGGGGGTGTCCCATATTTATAGTGCTGCCTCCATGGGCTTCGTACAATgtgaattaataaaataataataacaaggacaGACTACgaacggatttggtgggattaggCCAGCGGCGCCGCCTGACACACGCATGGTTGGTGGTTGACCACGGCAGGACGCTACTGACGCGTGGCTCACGTGCAACGGCTACACCGGACCAACGACCATTCGGACCAACGGCTATACCGGACCAACGACCATTCGGACCAACGATAAAGGTGGTGGACCAAATGGTGTCCTTGCTCAGCTCCGGTCCAGGCGCCCCTCCGGTTTAGTTCGAATGTCATCGGGCACGTTCCTCTCTTCCTTCCCTCGGTCCTTATTTCAACGGTTTATGTTATGTCCGGTCTTTAccgtatacacatataatttgaaattttgcaGCATGCATCATATATATGCTGTTAGTACCCATTTATATTGTTTCCAGGCAGGTGCAGAGCCAAAGAGACAAAAGGGAGTTCACACCCGGTTCGCAAATTACAATATTCAAGGTCAATTTATATATTAGCCTCTCAATGTAAATTTTTCCTTCGTCCTATTTTTGTTATGGAATCGAAAAGGCAGAAGAGAAGATCGAAGAGATAATAAATGATAACTCTTTGTATTGATTATTATATTGTTTCTTGTATAAATAAAAGACTACATCTCTTTTATTAAGaaataataagaaataaaatatattattttccttatagATACTAAACTAAAGAAAACTAAATATTCTATAATTAATGTAGTAAGTAGACTTAGAAGGAAACTAAATGTTCTATCCTAGACTTAAAAAGAGAGTAAATATTTTACCATTAATGTAAATCATAAATATAAGGCTTAAAACTCTTATTTGTATAAGAATTTTTTGTTTTCCCATTATTAATCATTTAAGTGTACGAATGTCTACATACATAtgcaaattattaaattaaaggATAATAATACGAGAGGATTTATGATTGGACAGATGATACCTTAAATCGTTACTTCGTGGAGCTGTTGGTAGACGAAGTcttccatttaaaaaaaaaaaaaaaaaaaaaaaaaagtcacttCGTTGTTCGAGAGATGTCAATTACTTATTTACTTAAAAATTATATACCATAACTAGGTACaaactgtatatatatactgaattttttaaattttttgtgtatttatttgtttatattttaattttctttattaaaaattcTAGCTTCATCACTATTGGTAATGCGTGATTCCCTTTGAGATTGCTTTtaaaagttttgatagttttcagaAATTGTGGAGTTTCATGTCtatgagaaaaaatacaacttttgAGATCTAAATAGCATGTCCAAACAAAAATTCAACTCCAAATCAACCTAATTTCAGATTAAAAAATTTACCCACATCGAGTGTTTACACCAAACAAATAGGTTTGAAGGAACCTAATCTGAATATAAATTCCTATGCTTTATCAGTAAGATGACAAGGCAATACAAGTTAACTTAGGATTTTAACATAAAGCCTTCCACATTTTGTAGGGTCTGTCAGGTTCTTCCGATTCATGTCTGAATCTCAGAAATTCAATGGAATACTCTATCACCGGGCATCTTGATTTAAGTATGTGTATGGGACTTGAAATTCAATATTCTAAAGTAATTTTTGGCACAATCTTTTGTGCTCTGTTTATAAAATCCTTAAACCTTTTcctcacacacacaaaaaaaacatataagcACACAGCAAATGTGCCATATAtacttttgttatatatattggAAAGTAATAAGTCGAGAAAAAGCTCAAAAATAGTCCTTTAAGTTTCGACATCAACTCAAAAAAGTCCATTAAATATCAGGTGGAGCACTAATAGTCCTCCAAGTTTAGTCTCTTTTAAGAATTTTCATCAAACACAACGGCAGTCATAAACAAAAGCTATAAAAGAATATTGAAAAGATAGATCATTCCCTTGGAATAAGAATAGGCaatctttctttttattgaatttatacCACTAGACAGAGTGTCTAATGGCTGCTATTTAACCAAATGTAAGTTCTTGAACTAAATTTGAAAGGGGAAACataagtttatgatttcataacTTTCATATTTCTCAAGTCGATTATAATGCCTTGCGTAAATCTATAAATTTCTATGTATCAATGACCTTTCATCAATAGATAGCTAATAACCACAATAATATCAATAAGTCCTTGAAGCTTGTCACTAGCATCTTTGAGTTGAGGCGCTTCAGCGGGCGGTCCTTCAAAATCGTCATCACACGTAGAAGCACCAGTCGTAGCAGCGCCAGCATGAACATTCAAACTGTCATAATCTTTAGACTTCAAATCATCTGGCAATCCTCCAAGAACGTAAATAGCATCGTTATAACTCTCCAAACACGAATCATATCGCGTCTTTAATTTTGGATCTGTCGCCTGTTTAAGCAACGTACTAACAAGATTACGCACGGATGTTGCGTTCGTTTGTGATATCCCTATTGCGACAGTCGCAAGAACTACAAGATCTGCACCTTTGGATCGAGGATCCGCCCTTAAAGCCGATAAACATATAGCGGGCTTTAGTGTTTTCGAGCAAACCTCGGCTACCAGATCGGCTCTCACGCTTGTTAATGTGAAGGAGATTGATAGTAAAGAAACAAACAGAAATGGGGCAGAGTTATATGAGAGGGCCATTTTGAATGGTCAAATGTTTTTGTTTCATAATTCGTGTAGTGATAGGCACCTTATATAGTTATGTCTTCTAATTGATGAACATGTTGAGATAGCTATGTAATTAAGTATAAtgtatttatatttaatttccCAAGATTTTGTTACCTTCTTGCTCCATAGTAGATTGGTCCATCTCCAAAGTAGATATCAATAATAGACAATTATTATACTTAATTTCCCAAGATTTTGTTACCTTCTTGCCTTATATAGTAGATCGGCAGTAAGTTAATGTTGTGATCAAATAGCAGATTTCAGCCATCTCCAAAGTAGATATCAATAATAGACACACATTTTTGCGGAATCGGAAATACTTACTCTTTCTGTATAAAAAAGATTTGAAAAATTAACTAATACTTGGAAGTAGTCAAACaattcacatatacatacacaactagtacagtcaaacctctctataacagcatggttgggtccgaaattttccggctgttatagagaatggtTGTTATACACGTATAACAATATTGACATTTAAGTAATATTTCGCTgctataggcaaaaaagatgcataaaatctaattttcatttttaattgtcaaattttaagcttaatcacactttttgtataacgaaggaaaatcatttaatgatgaaaatatatatatattcatataatatttttttgttgtaatagtgtattaaatgatcaaatattttgtcaaaatctctacacttattattggtaatcatagatattatatttttttaaagatgggttaattattatattaccaataaaagaagatagttgttatatgggggtaattttacaaagagcgtactgttataaagttgaTTGTTGCTAGTATAGGTGAAATGctattatagagaagtaaaatataacataaaaaatcgattCCGAAAAAAGTTGACTGTTATAGAAAAGTATTGTTATATGCGGGTGCCGTTATAGAGAAGTCTGACTGTAGTGTCAAATGGACTGGTTAAAGATTCACCATTCCATTGGACCCTTTAAAAGTGGCTGCATTTTGTGCCAAGAAGCAATCTTAAAAATGCGAAAACTAAAGAAGAAAGACCAGAATGTGCAATAGCTACTCCATGCATCAAAAAAGCCGAAGGGGAATCAGTTAACCTTCTCTTCTCACACTTTGCTATTGCCAGCATGGTGTTGGATATGCTTTTAGCTGTGGTTAATATCCAGTAGGTGATGCCAAGAACATCTACGGAGGCATGCTGACATAGAAAAGTGACATGTTTGACATGAAAAAGTCTTACTCGATTATTGGGAACATACAGAAATAGAAGGTGTTTTGAAGGGCATCTAAAAGCGGTTGAATAATTAATTCATTTAAATCGGGTCAAATGTGGATCATGTCCATACAACCCGCTGAAAACGACTATTTAACATATGTTTTTCTTTATAGCctgttttgagaaaaaaaattacatcaGGGACCGGAACTggggaaagaaaaaggattttAGCATAAAGCCTTCCACATTTTGTAGGATCTGTCGGATTAGTGCCATGGATTGAAATTTACACAAACAATTAATGGAACGCAAATGAAATTTAATAAGCACAACAGTAATTACATAGAAAAAACACAACAGGAAAGCGAAAAAGTTCAACTAAAGAGGATCCTGCATTTCGTTCCGTCAATGTATGTATCAACCAAATTGATTTCAATATCTTCTTCCTCAGTATGACTAAAATTTTCTCTTTCAGATATATTCTACTGAAGAGAGACAAATCGTAATTCTACGCCTGTCAATGGTTTggtttattttataaatttatactATAGCAATATTTTGGTTATTCTATTTTATATTATCAAAATTACACTTCTCAAAATCATCCCAAACGTCTCGATTACTTTTCAATATCGATATCGATACAGTTTGAttaattttctatattctttgaAACTAGGAGTCACAAGTAGAAATTAGAACACGATACCATGCATTTGCATCGGACGTTGGCAAAAAATTTCTagacaattttaataattaataggCGATCAATCAAAGGAACATGAAAAACCATCA encodes:
- the LOC132062642 gene encoding pectinesterase inhibitor-like; its protein translation is MALSYNSAPFLFVSLLSISFTLTSVRADLVAEVCSKTLKPAICLSALRADPRSKGADLVVLATVAIGISQTNATSVRNLVSTLLKQATDPKLKTRYDSCLESYNDAIYVLGGLPDDLKSKDYDSLNVHAGAATTGASTCDDDFEGPPAEAPQLKDASDKLQGLIDIIVVISYLLMKGH